The following DNA comes from Rhineura floridana isolate rRhiFlo1 chromosome 18, rRhiFlo1.hap2, whole genome shotgun sequence.
aacttttccaagccctaaAGAGCAGAGGTTTCCCAGACTACACCTGCCCTAGAAATCTGTATAGGATTTACGTCAATTTGACAACCTAAagctgtccttgaactgtgattatGCCTCTTACTCACATGGATGGAGCAGGAGATACATGCACAGACAGAAACCTActttttttgcatggctggagtgTCACCTACTgaacaaaggcaagagtcacaaccactgctctgcccacttctgccttTGACcccgcctaccactggcatgcggccccctgaaggttccccagaagggaatgtggccctgagaATTATAACGGATCATTTGTCGTCCCCTAAACTTcatcacagttcccaggatcctccaGGGAGAAGGGATCATAGGTAAAAAGTATTCACCCTGGCCACCCCAATGGGaatagtgtgtttgtgtgtgatcaTCACTGCTCTGGTTGCAAGTCCCACAAAGCACAGAGActcttttgaaaaagaaaggagccTTAAAAACTTCttagaagttactttttttggaaaACCAACCAACCCCAAACACAGTACCCCTTTCTATCCACTAATGATAACAGAACATCAGCTTCAAGATCCAGAAACCGAGCAAGATTTAAATGACTTCTTGTTCCTCTTGGAACAGCTATCCGGAATTCTCCTAACACAAAGATGACTTTTGTTCATTCTTTTAgaatggttttctctctctctttgtatggTGCTCAGTCTTTCAAAATGGAGAAGGCGTTCCGACTGTCAAATATCGAAGCATGCTAAGCTGGACATATTCTCCCCTACTTATTAGAGAACTGATGCAGGATTCATAGAGCAGGTCACCAACTCCTCCGGGATGACTTAAAACGTATCTGGAACAGATATCTCCTACCAAGGCCTCCAGAGTTTGCAAGTTGGCTTTGATATTGCCTTCTTGAGTGATGCCTTGTGGAGCAGAGTGGGGATCGGAGTGGTGCATGTGACGGTCATCGCCCAAAGGCTTCTGGAAGTGCCTTAAGAGCTTGCTCTGGGTTTTGGAGTCTGTTGAGTGGATGGCCAGGAACTGCAGAGTTTCCTTGAGGCGGGAGGAATAGGATTTAGAGGCGAGGATGCTCACAGTGAAGTCTGGGCCTACAATAATAACATACAGTAGCTATGTATAGCTATCCAACACATTAAACCTAGTTGAATAGCCCTGTTTTCTCCCCAGGGAGCCTTGGGAACTGTTGTTGGATCAAGGACCCCAGGGAGACTTAGGAACTATCAGATGGCACTAGGGATCTTCCTTGGAATCTCAGCACCCTGACCAAACTATaactcccaggattctgtaggggAAGCTATGCGTTGAAAATGACATTAAACTTATAATAGGTTTCTAGTGCAGATAAACAGGACCACCACTCACTCTGGCTACATTTCAGGTAGCTGACAGTCATCTCCAGAACATCAGCTTTCTCCAGCTTGGAGTTGGGCTGGTGTCTCTGGAATTCCTTCTCTTGCAGGAGTTTCAGTTGCTCGATGCTGCCGTTGATGCGGTCTCGACGTATCTTCTGCACCATGGGCTTCTGCAGCTGTGAGGTgacaaggaggggggagagagagttagCAAATCCCATATGGAGATGGGCCATTGctcgtctgctttgcatgctcaaGGTCAaaggttcaatgcctggcatctccaggcgtggctgggaaagactccctgcctggaatcgtggagagcctctgccagtcagtgtagacaatatagagctagatggacctttgatctgactctgtataagcagagcttggaaaagttaccttttttaaactacaactcccatcagcccaatccagtggccatgctggctggggctgatgggagttgtagttcaaaaaagtaacttttccaagctatttatttatttatttatttgtttgttgaatttctataccgcccgactagcatagctctctgggcggtgagcaTAGCTCATGCAGGTCCCTATGCTTCTGTGTTCATTTCCCTAGCTTTCCGCAGCCTCATCTCTGTTCACAAGTGAGGACCTGATGATTTTGAGCAGGATAATAGAATAGGGTTGGGCaggaaattcgattcagtttgcatttagagccaaatccatcaaattccCGCTTTCCAAAATCATATGAGAACCaagacacagccattctttggagtttgcacttatccaaattttgctgtgcagttctccaaccaagcaacgtttacaaaaaggcatagaaagtgtgcacaaaatggatACGTTGATGAAagtaatgtttaaaaaaatgcattctgttagggtaaattgcttgccaaagatgtgtacatttgtcaaaaccgcacacaaaaatgtatttattagagaCATTTGTACGGCCATAGTACCCTCAAtagcccaatcttgtctgatcttggaagctaagcaaggtcaggcctggttagtccttggatgggagactgcctgcgaacaccgggtgctgtaggcttagaggaaggcaatggtaaaccacctctgaatacctcttaccttgaaaaccctatgaatatatatatatataaaagattcatagggtcgccataaatcgtaatcgacttgaaggcatgtaacaacaacaagggatatttgtactaaaatgcaaattgctgcagaaatgtggagaactgaatttaagatgacaAAAATGAGGAACGGAGAGAACCCAAATGAGccgatcattccatccctataatagaaaaaaaaatagtaCTTACTCTGTTTTTCTCTCCGACTGTCTGGATTTCCAGTGAGGGAACGGGAACGCCGGATGTTGCCATGATTAACCCAGGAGCGCAAGCAAATGTTTGGCTTCAGATCTGTTGCATGGAACGAGAAAGGCGAGAGGGCCTGTTTTTATATCCACGAGCCACGTACAAAATTCGTGGGTCCAAAGAGTCTTTGAGTTTCCCACACTCCCTAGCCAATTGGAGGAGTTGCTCTGGAACAATAGGGGAAGCATCTATTACAGCGTGGTTAATTGACTATGAATCGCTTTGGGATAATACCCAGCTCCCCAAGGAGCAGGTGGACTGGGGGAGCCCAGGTTACAATAAAGACAAGCTTCAAGAAAGATGGGATGGGAATGTGGGAAAAGCCATTATCCTCAAACTTGCAAGTCTGGCCTCGGGGACACTGATATCTCAGTAATGCGCCCTTTTTTTCAGGACGCAGCAAAATGAAACATCAGAGAGCAACACTTGGGCAAACTGTGCGCGCGCATGCCTGCTTGCGTgcaccttcccttccccttctaaCTTGCCTGTTTTCCAAAGAGTCCCTTAAAGGGGTCGTGGTGGTGAGGGATTGCAGAATTAGAGAGGCGACGGTCTTTTTAGTTGACATTCAAGTTTCCTGAAGGAATACAagactggagaattgcattgcaaactttcaaaggatgactgtgtctctgtttgcatattgtttcagaaagtgtggattagctGAGTCCGCCTTTAAAGGCATCCTGAATCAACCTGACAGAGTCTTACATGTTATATTCTCCAAagcagtgctgattttgacctataaagttatTTACggttcaggaccccaatatcttgtGGAACCCCTCTCTGGATATGAACCTCcccggacccttagatcttccgaggcccttctccaggtccccctctgagggtggtgacaagggagagtgtCTTTTCAGGTGTggctcctcatctgtggaatACGTTCCcaagtgaggtccacctggcgcctTCACTGACATTGTTTCCGTGCCAGGTAAAGACTAACTTGTTTTCCAAGgcattagaccagcctttcccaaccagtgtgcctccagatgttgttggaccacaactcccatcttcctgaccattggcaatgctggctgaagctgatgggagttgtggtccaacaacatctggaggcacgctggttgggaaaggctgcattagactgagatgatgttgcctGTTAGTATGCTGCCCAAAGCTTCCTGTCGCTGTATAGGggttttgctgttttattgttttgttattttagcATGATATATTTAGttgtgtttttaacattgttttaagtcacttggagacccttGAGCAGCAAGCAACTAAGAAACAGTATTATTCAGCAAATTCCcctattttttaagaaaatggtGAATTATTCAGCACAAAAAGGCCCAGTCCATATTGTAAGCTCAACTAGTCTTGCTGTGTGCAAGAAATCAAACCACctatccttccttcttcttcttctttttttaaaaaaattgttttaacacAAAAGATCACAAAGGTCAAAATATGAAATACAACTATTTTTCAGTCACCAAAGTCAACCTTGCTAGAAAGGTCAGGAAGAGGACAGAAGAAAATACTTGTAAAGGCAGGGATAGGAAGACGGCAGGAAGGAAGAGTCCAAAAAAGAGAGTAAATCTGATTGCTACCCTTTACCAGTAAATTCCATCTTATTTTTAAGCAGGTAGCCTCTGGGAAGCACCATGTGCCTTCAAGCAAGCAGTCCTCAGCAAGGGAGTGTATTAccttccttcctttatttatttattacatttatataccacctttcctccaaggagctcaaggtggcgtacatgtttctccccctctccatttcatcctcacatcaaccctgtgaggtaggttatgctgagagacagaaagcttcatggctgaatggagattcaaaccctgggctCCCCAGAtcatagtccgacactctaaccaccacaccacactgaccCTCACttcctattttgttgtttttgttgttatatgccttatgacttatggcgaccctatgacccttttttggatatattcatattcatagggtttcatggtaagaggtattcagagggggtttaccattgccttcctctaagcctaaatctgctctgagtaggattgagTTGAACACAACTCAAACTCTGCctttgacattttatttatttatttatttatttatttatttattatttaatttgtatcccgcccttcctcgcagcaggagcccagggcggcaaacaaagcgctaaaaacactttaaaacatcataaaaacagatcttaaaatacattaaaacaaaacagcattaaaaacatttaaaaaaaaaacttgaaaaaagggttaaaaacattattaaaaaacatattaagcaatcctaacacagacgcagactgagcaACACTGAGCCGCCCTGAATGAGGACAGGAGGAAGGCGTGAGAAGAGTCCAGAGGGGGTGGCCGGCACGGGAGGTTTCCTCCAGGATAGGAAATCGGATGTACAGGGGTTTTTATGGTGGGGGGGAGTGAGTGGATAATATGAAATGAGTGGATTTTAGTAATGGCTGCCCACCACCCACACAAAGGCCCCGAGGGACTCCTGAGGGGCTGCCCCCCTTTGTGAAAGAACTCTCCTTCCCTCCTCAtctctccacctccccccccccccaaataacccCTTAGAGTACAGGCCAGATGGTGTAaaaaggcatcagctctctgatCAGGCACATGCCTTTTGTTGACAGTTTAACGCCATGAATGAAGCAATGTGTGGGAAACGGGGATTTGTGGACTCACACCACCTGAGGTGAATGGTGAACTAGGCTGTCATGCTCCAAACAGCAACCCCCTTTATGAgagcggggagggagggagatgcctttcctttcctttccatacCCCATTTATAGGCCCATTAAAACCACGAGGTCTTGCCTTCCTCCATCTGCTGACAGTTAATTCTGGCAGGGGGCaggggggcagagaaagaaaagagcCTTTCCATTCTCATCATCCTTTGACTTTGAAGGCCTACGTCCAGAAGCGCttggctgcttttcatttttctgctgAAGGGATTGCACTTTGCCCGTGCTCAGAGTCACTTTCTGATCCACCTGAAAGGCCCCAGTCAGGAAAAGAGACCCTGAAAACTGACTCCCTGGCTTATTTGAAACTGGGGATggagacagtagtgtagtggcaacttcagaagtgaggggtcccttcatgatagttacagccatgccctctcacagccatGCCACCTTTTCCACTGTCCCATGTTTCCCATGCTCTTCCCATCATCTTCCAAGCCTGTGCACCactacaacagatgcccctaggagtcaatcagcttgaaaggggaggctgtgtgttagctactgagaagagtcttctcaatgggtggatcacctcctttcattctgatttcatTCTGATGTCCCAactgcatctgaagggccatagatGCAAGGGGGGGTGGGCAAGCGCACAGCTGTATGTGTCAACTCCCTTGTGACATTGGACCCTGTCCGACTGGAAGTCCCGGTGCTATGGAAGTCTTCACGGGCATGCATAGAAGTCTCCATTCCTGCCGATGTTCACACTCCTGATTTAAGCTCCGCCCCAGTAATGTCAGTAGGAACCAAGTTCAACTCACTGTACCTGGATCCTTAGGGTTGCATCTAGTGGTAGtcccactcagagcagacccatggaAATGAACGGGCATGGCTAACgtaggcccattcatttcagtggagggCATTCAGCTGAGTCCTCCTCAGACCCACAGAAATTAAGGACCCTAAGTGATTTGTGTGTCCATTGACTTGCATGTTAGTGTGTGGATTTCTTCTAATAGAGACacgtttgtgtgcaattttgcttgaaaaacatttttgcaaataggtttctacacacacacacacacacattattaacACTATTCCCTTGCAATACATACTGGGGGAAATTCAGTGCTAGGACTCCGACTTTGAAAAAGAGCCGTTGACATTAaggggcatgactaacttaggctcattaactGCAGTGGGTCTACTTAGTTGGAGACGACCCTTTGCTCTCGAATCCTTTGCAATCTTCCGAGTctgcctttctttctttgtaaTTTCCCCCCCATATCTGAATTTTCAAATACCTCCCGTCGATTCCACCAAATGCAGCAACGCGGTTCAAGCTTAACTGTAACAATAACACCAAGTAAAATATCATGGCAGTTCTCTGCCTTTCCCCCCCAATCTCTAGACCTCTTCAAGAGGGTTTGAACTTTGAGTCGAGAAGGCCTCCCCGTGCCGGCGATTTGGTGCCAGAGAGCATGACATTCccagccttttttcttttctcttttgaagGGCTCTGGGATAATGCTGGTTGCTGAATGTGGTCCCTGGGAAAGTAGACCCCTCCAGATGGCCTAGCAGGACAGGAAGGCACAATGGTGAGCCTGGCAGCGGCACTAATGGGCACTGTAGCGAGGCACACGCCCTTTGTC
Coding sequences within:
- the LOC133372835 gene encoding transcription factor HES-5-like, which produces MATSGVPVPSLEIQTVGEKNRLQKPMVQKIRRDRINGSIEQLKLLQEKEFQRHQPNSKLEKADVLEMTVSYLKCSQNFTVSILASKSYSSRLKETLQFLAIHSTDSKTQSKLLRHFQKPLGDDRHMHHSDPHSAPQGITQEGNIKANLQTLEALRRGHAVEQDAQNL